A single genomic interval of Drosophila virilis strain 15010-1051.87 chromosome 2, Dvir_AGI_RSII-ME, whole genome shotgun sequence harbors:
- the Glys gene encoding glycogen [starch] synthase isoform X2, which translates to MNRRFSRVESGTDLKDYFDRGDNASRENRWNFEVAWEVANKVGGIYTVIRSKAYVSTEEMGEQLCMMGPYKEHCARTEMEEIEFPRGNPLLDAVNTLRSRGYKIHTGRWLVDGNPQLILFDIGSAAWKLDQFKSEMWEKCNIGVPHLDIETNDAIILGFMIAEFLEEFRNCAIAFSQNNDLNPPRIVAHFHEWQAGVGLIVLRTRLIEIATVFTTHATLLGRYLCAGNTDFYNNLDKFAVDEEAGKRQIYHRYCMERGATHLAHVFTTVSEITGYEAEHLLKRKPDIITPNGLNVKKFSAIHEFQNLHAVAKEKINEFVRGHFYGHMDFDLDKTLYFFIAGRYEFGNKGADIFIEALARLNAMLKHERPDTTVVAFLIFPTKTNNFNVDSLRGHAVIKQLRDTINNVQQAVGKRMFDTCVKGHIPSPDELLQKDDLVKIKRCMYAMQRDSMPPVTTHNVADDWNDPVLSSIRRCHLFNSVHDRVKMVFHPEFLTSTNPLFGIDYEEFVRGCHLGVFPSYYEPWGYTPAECTVMGIPSVTTNLSGFGCFMQEHISDPKSYGIYIVDRRYIGLENSVQQLSSFMMEFSRLNRRQRIIQRNRTERLSDLLDWRTLGIYYRQARVKALQAVYPDYVDESSAYGSRSNLIFSRPQSEPPSPTSSRHTTPAPSLHGSDDEDSVDEETELKELGIK; encoded by the exons ATGAATCGTCGATTTTCTCGGGTGGAGTCCGGCACGGATCTGAAGGATTACTTCGATCGCGGCGATAATGCATCGCGCGAGAATCGCTGGAACTTTGAGGTCGCCTGGGAAGTGGCCAACAAGGTTGGCGGCATTTATACCGTGATACGCTCCAAGGCCTATGTGTCCACAGAGGAGATGGGCGAGCAGCTGTGCATGATGGGCCCCTACAAGGAACATTGTGCACGCACCGAAATGGAGGAAATTGAATTTCCACGTGGCAATCCGCTGCTGGATGCGGTCAATACGTTACGCTCGAGAGGCTACAAAATTCACACCGGTCGGTGGCTCGTCGATGGCAATCCCCAGTTGATACTGTTTGACATTGGCTCTGCTGCCTGGAAATTGGATCAGTTCAAGTCCGAGATGTGGGAGAAGTGTAACATTGGCGTACCCCATTTAGATATAGAGACGAACGATGCCATTATTCTAGGCTTCATGATTGCTGAGTTTCTAGAGGAGTTCCGCAACTGTGCCATCGCCTTCTCCCAGAACAATGATTTGAACCCACCGCGCATTGTCGCCCACTTTCATGAGTGGCAGGCCGGCGTGGGTCTGATAGTGTTGCGCACACGACTCATTGAGATCGCTACCGTGTTCACCACGCATGCCACTCTCCTGGGTCGCTACCTGTGCGCTGGCAACACCGATTTCTACAACAATCTCGACAAGTTTGCTGTGGATGAGGAGGCCGGCAAGCGTCAAATCTATCATCGCTATTGCATGGAGCGTGGCGCCACGCATTTGGCGCATGTCTTTACCACTGTCTCGGAAATCACAGGCTACGAGGCGGAGCATCTGCTCAAACGTAAGCCAGACATCATAACGCCCAATGGCCTGAATGTCAAAAAGTTTTCGGCCATTCACGAGTTCCAGAATTTGCATGCCGTTGCCAAGGAGAAGATCAATGAGTTTGTGCGCGGTCATTTCTATGG CCACATGGACTTTGACCTGGATAAGACGCTGTACTTCTTCATTGCTGGTCGTTATGAGTTTGGCAATAAAGGCGCCGATATATTCATCGAGGCGCTGGCTCGTTTAAATGCGATGCTGAAGCACGAGCGTCCCGATACCACTGTGGTGGCCTTCCTTATCTTTCCCACCAAGACGAACAACTTTAATGTTGATTCGCTGCGTGGTCATGCAGTCATCAAGCAGCTGCGCGATACCATCAACAACGTGCAGCAGGCGGTGGGCAAGCGCATGTTCGACACATGCGTTAAGGGTCACATACCCAGCCCCGACGAGCTTTTGCAGAAGGATGATCTGGTGAAGATAAAGCGTTGTATGTATGCCATGCAGCGTGATTCAATGCCGCCGGTTACCACGCACAACGTGGCTGATGATTGGAACGATCCGGTTCTATCTTCAATCAGGCGCTGTCATTTATTCAATTCGGTTCACGATCGTGTCAAAATGGTCTTTCATCCGGAGTTTTTGACATCGACGAATCCACTGTTCGGCATCGATTACGAGGAATTTGTGCGCGGCTGCCATTTGGGCGTGTTCCCATCTTACTACGAGCCCTGGGGCTATACACCCGCCGAGTGTACAGTGATGGGCATACCAAGTGTAACCACAAATCTGTCGGGTTTCGGTTGTTTCATGCAGGAGCACATCAGCGATCCCAAATCCTATGGCATCTACATTGTTGATCGTCGCTATATTGGTTTGGAGAACAGCGTACAGCAGTTGTCCAGCTTTATGATGGAGTTCTCACGTCTGAATCGCCGCCAACGCATCATTCAACGCAATCGCACGGAGCGGCTCAGCGATCTGCTTGACTGGCGTACGCTGGGCATT TACTACAGACAGGCTAGGGTGAAGGCCTTGCAGGCCGTCTATCCTGATTATGTGGATGAGAGCTCTGCGTATGGTTCACGCAGCAATTTGATCTTCTCACGCCCACAAAGCGAACCGCCCAGTCCCACATCTTCGC GACACACCACACCAGCGCCATCGCTGCATGGCTCCGATGATGAGGATTCGGTTGATGAGGAAACTGAGCTGAAGGAACTGGGCATTAAGTAA
- the LOC26531786 gene encoding eukaryotic translation initiation factor 4 gamma, whose product MLTSNWAIVSIFCVICSSVCAVEGYQDTNGECPQGYELVNGLCYRKSLCQEGYFMHTDGMCYSINPKPCPYAPTPTTPTPTTTGPTQRPPAPSLCPQEYFMHTDGKCYLINPEPCPNAPTPTSTTTNTTTTTTTTTTTTTTEEPTTSEEPTEEPTTTEEPTEEPTTTEEPTFEPPPVPEPAEQARCPPGSIFFEAQCRKIICSQGEYHAGRCLMPACPAGTVWRGKRCQPPGYLTTILEIDNVIKNKHEYQTVTENVNRVEYQTIRPYDPNEDISYDKAKPPTKLTVSTSTSASVTPQPATDCCTVKSPRICRPYPPTWVCTLLKLD is encoded by the exons ATGTTGACTTCGAACTGGGCGATAGTGTCGATATTCTGCGTAATATGCTCATCTGTGTGTGCCGTGGAAGGTTATCAAGATACTAATGGAGAG TGTCCACAAGGTTATGAGCTCGTCAATGGCCTGTGCTATAGGAAGAGCTTGTGTCAGGAAG GTTACTTTATGCATACGGATGGCATGTGCTATTCGATAAACCCGAAGCCTTGCCCCTACGCACCCACACCCACAACCCCGACACCCACAACCACGGGCCCAACCCAGCGCCCACCTGCTCCGAGCTTGTGTCCGCAAG AATACTTTATGCATACCGACGGCAAGTGCTATTTGATAAACCCGGAACCTTGTCCAAATGCACCCACTCCTACAAGCACGACTACGaacacaacaaccacaacaaccaccaccaccaccaccactaCCACAGAGGAGCCCACCACTAGCGAGGAACCCACAGAAGAACCCACAACTACCGAGGAGCCCACAGAAGAACCCACCACTACCGAGGAACCTACCTTTGAACCTCCGCCTGTGCCTGAACCTGCTGAACAAGCCCGCTGTCCACCTGGCTCGATATTCTTTGAGGCACAGTGCCGCAAGATAATCTGCTCACAGGGCGAATACCATGCAGGTCGTTGTCTTATGCCCGCCTGTCCCGCGGGCACGGTGTGGCGCGGCAAGCGCTGCCAGCCGCCAGGCTATTTGACAACCATACTCGAGATAGATAACGTGATCAAGAACAAGCATGAGTATCAGACGGTGACAGAGAACGTGAATCGTGTGGAGTACCAGACCATTAGGCCCTACGATCCGAACGAGGATATCAGCTATGACAAAGCGAAGCCACCAACGAAATTAACAGTTTCGACCTCAACGTCAGCCAGTGTGACCCCACAGCCAGCGACGGATTGTTGCACGGTCAAGAGCCCGCGTATCTGTCGACCCTATCCACCAACATGGGTGTGCACTTTGTTGAAATtagattaa
- the LOC6629542 gene encoding uncharacterized protein: MELAAIACALLLAMGPWVSGEVNDTIRDKIVLHTPLQNYEQPSLRDYEDCQANRQSCMDTCAGRDKCESECPLCPELTDEPLLVQGVNDTSYVAPAQPALNTTNIIRLTNEINNIIKTKIQGRNEVNVKVHQNVSQVGGRFGLGYNEQGSCCYVVRRERVCEHKEHCREHSRHRVCGERCQARVMHAKRVVICEKDQPDVCQETVEYVPVHRRKSKPRKQARTRSPTRSQSQSQAPRCYNLSAWPYVACGQDPNSIRLKRSSCQNCLQLNYGYILQNGLPAGCSGCFVNYGAPLIPTPLLYAPYPYLNFNNYQPPPMYEDQGQLQEPEQEEEQEKDTAQDKELDNDTDTDSGWVLESEKCVGADGQLEDCKSGDNGNDVPKRKPSPPAHLEEDSKDYDYDPGYDVPAQRRRRRQSNGKFIRSLYSRHTSK; encoded by the exons ATGGAG CTTGCCGCTATCGCGtgtgcgctgctgctggccatggGACCATGGGTCAGTGGCGAGGTCAACGATACCATTAGGGATAAGATTGTGCTGCATACGCCGCTGCAGAACTATGAGCAGCCATCGTTGCGCGATTACGAGGACTGCCAGGCGAATCGACAGAGCTGCATGGATACCTGTGCCGGGCGGGACAAGTGCGAGTCGGAGTGTCCTCTCTGCCCGGAGCTTACGGATGAGCCGCTGCTGGTGCAGGGTGTTAACGATACCAGCTACGTGGCACCGGCACAGCCGGCCCTGAACACCACGAATATCATAAGGCTGACAAACGAGATTAACAATATTATCAAAACCAAAATTCAGGGCCGCAACGAGGTGAATGTCAAGGTGCATCAGAATGTCTCCCAGGTGGGCGGCCGCTTTGGTCTGGGCTACAATGAGCAGGGCTCCTGCTGTTATGTGGTGCGCCGAGAGCGAGTCTGCGAGCACAAGGAGCACTGCAGGGAGCACTCGCGTCATCGGGTTTGTGGCGAGCGTTGCCAAGCGCGAGTAATGCACGCGAAGCGTGTGGTCATCTGCGAGAAGGATCAGCCAGATGTGTGCCAGGAGACCGTGGAGTATGTTCCGGTTCACCGACGCAAGTCCAAGCCACGAAAGCAAGCCCGAACTCGTAGCCCAACCCGATCCCAATCGCAATCCCAAGCTCCACGCTGTTATAACTTGAGCGCTTGGCCCTATGTTGCCTGTGGCCAGGATCCGAACAGCATTCGTTTGAaacgcagcagctgccaaaacTGCTTGCAACTGAACTATGGCTACATCTTGCAGAACGGGCTGCCAGCCGGTTGCTCCGGCTGCTTTGTAAATTACGGGGCCCCATTGATTCCCACGCCGCTTTTGTATGCACCCTATCCATATCTAAACTTCAATAACTATCAGCCGCCACCAATGTACGAGGATCAGGGCCAGTTGCAGGAACCagagcaggaggaggagcaaGAAAAGGACACTGCCCAGGACAAGGAGCTGGACAATGACACCGATACCGACAGCGGTTGGGTGCTGGAATCGGAAAAGTGTGTGGGCGCCGATGGCCAATTGGAAGATTGCAAGAGCGGCGACAATGGTAACGATGTGCCCAAACGTAAGCCTTCGCCTCCAGCCCACTTGGAGGAGGACTCAAAGGACTATGACTACGATCCGGGCTACGATGTGCCCGCCCAGCGTCGACGACGCCGCCAAAGTAATGGCAAGTTTATACGTTCTTTATACAGCCGCCACACTAGCAAATAA
- the LOC116651462 gene encoding uncharacterized protein: MELAAIACALLLAMGPWVSGEVNDTIRDKIVLHTPLQNYEQPSLRDYEDCQANRQSCMDTCAGRDKCESECPLCPELTDEPLLVQGVNDTSYVAPAQPALNTTNIIRLTNEINNIIKTKIQGRNEVNVKVHQNVSQVGGRFGLGYNEQGSCCYVVRRERICEHKEHCREHSRHRVCGERCQARVMHAKRVVICEKYQPDVCQETVEYVPVHRRRSKPRKQARTRSPTRSQSQSQAPRCYNLSAWPYVACGQDPNSIRLKRSSCQNCLQLNYGYILQNGLPAGCTGCFVNYGAPLIPTPLFYAPYPYLNFNNYQPPPMYEDQGQLQEAEQEEEQEKDTAQDKELDNDTDTDSGWVLESEKCVGDDGQLEDCKSGDNGNDVPKRKPSPPAHLEEDSKDYDYDPGYDVPAQRRRRRQSNGKFIRSLYSRHTSK; this comes from the exons ATGGAG CTTGCCGCTATCGCGtgtgcgctgctgctggccatggGACCATGGGTCAGTGGCGAGGTCAACGATACCATTAGGGATAAGATTGTGCTGCATACGCCGCTGCAGAACTATGAGCAGCCATCGTTGCGCGATTACGAGGACTGCCAGGCGAATCGACAGAGCTGCATGGATACCTGTGCCGGGCGGGACAAATGCGAGTCGGAGTGTCCTCTCTGCCCGGAGCTTACGGATGAGCCGCTGCTGGTGCAGGGTGTTAACGATACCAGCTACGTGGCACCGGCACAGCCGGCCCTGAACACCACGAATATCATAAGGCTGACAAACGAGATTAACAATATTATCAAAACCAAAATTCAGGGCCGCAACGAGGTGAATGTCAAGGTGCATCAGAATGTCTCCCAGGTGGGCGGCCGCTTTGGTCTGGGCTACAATGAGCAGGGCTCCTGCTGTTATGTGGTGCGCCGAGAGCGAATCTGCGAGCACAAGGAGCACTGCAGGGAGCACTCGCGCCATCGGGTTTGTGGCGAGCGTTGCCAAGCGCGAGTAATGCACGCGAAGCGTGTGGTCATCTGCGAGAAGTATCAGCCAGATGTGTGCCAGGAGACCGTGGAGTATGTTCCGGTTCACCGACGCAGGTCCAAGCCACGAAAGCAAGCCCGAACTCGAAGCCCAACCCGATCCCAATCGCAATCCCAAGCTCCACGCTGTTATAACTTGAGCGCTTGGCCCTATGTTGCCTGTGGCCAGGATCCGAACAGCATTCGTTTGAaacgcagcagctgccaaaacTGCTTGCAACTGAACTATGGCTACATCTTGCAGAACGGGCTGCCAGCCGGTTGCACCGGCTGCTTTGTAAATTACGGGGCCCCATTGATTCCCACGCCGCTTTTTTATGCACCCTATCCATATCTAAACTTCAATAACTATCAGCCGCCACCAATGTACGAGGATCAGGGCCAGTTGCAGGAAGCagagcaggaggaggagcaggaaAAGGACACTGCCCAGGACAAGGAGCTGGACAATGACACCGATACCGACAGCGGTTGGGTGCTGGAATCGGAAAAGTGTGTGGGCGACGATGGCCAATTGGAAGATTGCAAGAGCGGCGACAATGGTAACGATGTGCCCAAACGTAAGCCTTCGCCTCCAGCCCACTTGGAGGAGGACTCAAAGGACTATGACTACGATCCGGGCTACGATGTGCCCGCCCAGCGTCGACGACGCCGCCAAAGTAATGGCAAGTTTATACGTTCTTTATACAGCCGCCACACTAGCAAATAA
- the LOC6629541 gene encoding arginine-glutamic acid dipeptide repeats protein yields the protein MLVYQVLLLPCALLALHLASARAQCPQSSVAVNAPCGQAAISCNVPYVPQNGACVLPFPTPSGCGSGQVCANGVVVHVFPSGFTNAQSVNSLCPNQPVQPQPAPCPNQPVIPYPPAQSQPAPCPNQPVTPYPPAQSQPAPCPDQPVTPYPPVQPQPAPCPNQPVNPYPPAQPQPAPCPNQPVTPYPPVQPQPAPCPNQPVTPYPPAQSQPAPCPNQPVTPYPPVQPQPAPCPNQPVTPYPPVQPQPAPCPNQPVTPYPPAQPQPAPCPNQPVTPYPPVQPQPAPCPNQPVTPYPPAQSQPAPCPNQPVTPYPPVPPETTNRPYQPPTTTTRETTTTWKTTTTRTTTTTPPPAPLRICPRGTVLINDNCRLVYCGSKVYSNGRCVEPRCPKGTYWTGQKCALPEPIELSPINLQRTIINENSKNTPDLVLNNVQHLTVNASLTLPTDYRDYEEDSEEEVEEAEEIQPPPSAPIKCCTVIAPRTCRCPADSNRWQCYNQRQQLCGDFCSAPKVAIRPASVSTWHVNDAQMLSMPPNWNAGCQMQSNCMQATERYDCSGCASGQMSSCSPYCYDYRCNSPTCAYYDQEQFCDSPQFADSVGCRPQDGWRR from the exons ATGCTCGTCTATCAAGTGCTACTTCTACCTTGCGCTCTGCTGGCTCTTCATCTAGCCAGCGCCCGTGCCCAATGCCCCCAGAGCTCGGTTGCCGTGAACGCTCCGTGCGGGCAAGCAGCGATTTCTTGTAACGTGCCCTACGTTCCTCAGAATGGGGCTTGTGTGCTGCCTTTTCCGACTCCAAGTGGATGCG GTTCAGGCCAAGTCTGCGCAAACGGAGTTGTGGTACACGTTTTTCCGTCAGGGTTTACTAACGCACAATCCGTAAATTCGCTTTGTCCAAATCAACCAGTTCAGCCCCAACCTGCTCCGTGTCCAAATCAGCCTGTAATTCCCTATCCACCCGCTCAGTCCCAGCCTGCTCCCTGCCCAAATCAGCCTGTAACACCCTATCCACCCGCTCAGTCCCAGCCTGCTCCTTGTCCAGATCAGCCTGTAACACCCTATCCACCCGTTCAACCCCAACCTGCTCCTTGTCCAAATCAGCCTGTAAATCCCTATCCACCCGCTCAGCCCCAGCCAGCACCTTGTCCAAATCAGCCTGTAACTCCGTATCCACCCGTTCAGCCCCAGCCTGCTCCTTGTCCAAATCAGCCTGTAACACCCTATCCACCCGCTCAGTCCCAGCCTGCTCCCTGCCCAAATCAGCCTGTAACACCCTATCCACCCGTTCAGCCCCAGCCTGCTCCCTGCCCAAATCAGCCTGTAACACCCTATCCACCCGTTCAGCCCCAGCCAGCACCTTGTCCAAATCAGCCTGTAACACCCTATCCACCCGCTCAGCCCCAGCCTGCTCCCTGCCCAAATCAGCCTGTAACACCCTATCCACCCGTTCAGCCCCAGCCAGCACCTTGTCCAAATCAGCCTGTAACACCCTATCCACCCGCTCAGTCCCAGCCTGCTCCCTGCCCAAATCAGCCTGTAACTCCGTATCCACCCGTTCCACCCGAGACCACAAATAGACCCTACCAGCCTCCTACTACAACAACCAGAGAAACCACAACAACCTGGAAAACGACGACAACCAGAACGACAACGACCACACCGCCGCCAGCTCCGCTGCGTATCTGCCCGAGAGGCACAGTTCTTATAAATGACAACTGCCGTCTGGTATATTGCGGCTCAAAAGTCTACTCAAACGGTCGTTGTGTGGAGCCGCGGTGCCCCAAGGGCACTTACTGGACGGGCCAGAAGTGCGCTCTACCCGAGCCGATTGAGTTGAGTCCCATTAATCTCCAGCGAACGATCATCAACGAGAACTCAAAGAATACGCCCGACTTGGTGCTAAATAATGTGCAGCATTTAACAGTCAATGCCTCGCTTACGCTACCAACGGATTACAGGGATTACGAGGAGGATTCCGAGGAGGAAGTGGAGGAAGCGGAGGAGATACAACCTCCGCCATCAGCTCCAATCAAATGCTGCACTGTGATTGCGCCACGCACCTGCCGCTGTCCGGCGGACAGTAATCGCTGGCAATGCTATAATCAGAGGCAGCAGCTGTGCGGCGACTTCTGTAGCGCGCCTAAGGTAGCGATAAGGCCAGCAAGTGTGAGCACCTGGCATGTCAACGATGCCCAAATGCTCAGCATGCCGCCCAACTGGAATGCCGGCTGTCAAATGCAGAGCAACTGCATGCAAGCCACAG AGAGGTATGACTGCAGCGGCTGTGCTTCGGGACAGATGTCCTCCTGTTCCCCCTACTGCTACGACTACCGCTGCAACAGCCCCACCTGTGCCTACTACGATCAAGAACAATTTTGCGATTCGCCGCAATTTGCCGACTCTGTGGGCTGCCGTCCTCAGGATGGCTGGCGTCGATAG
- the Glys gene encoding glycogen [starch] synthase isoform X1 → MLRRQMSYRFEDQDSSSMALRMNRRFSRVESGTDLKDYFDRGDNASRENRWNFEVAWEVANKVGGIYTVIRSKAYVSTEEMGEQLCMMGPYKEHCARTEMEEIEFPRGNPLLDAVNTLRSRGYKIHTGRWLVDGNPQLILFDIGSAAWKLDQFKSEMWEKCNIGVPHLDIETNDAIILGFMIAEFLEEFRNCAIAFSQNNDLNPPRIVAHFHEWQAGVGLIVLRTRLIEIATVFTTHATLLGRYLCAGNTDFYNNLDKFAVDEEAGKRQIYHRYCMERGATHLAHVFTTVSEITGYEAEHLLKRKPDIITPNGLNVKKFSAIHEFQNLHAVAKEKINEFVRGHFYGHMDFDLDKTLYFFIAGRYEFGNKGADIFIEALARLNAMLKHERPDTTVVAFLIFPTKTNNFNVDSLRGHAVIKQLRDTINNVQQAVGKRMFDTCVKGHIPSPDELLQKDDLVKIKRCMYAMQRDSMPPVTTHNVADDWNDPVLSSIRRCHLFNSVHDRVKMVFHPEFLTSTNPLFGIDYEEFVRGCHLGVFPSYYEPWGYTPAECTVMGIPSVTTNLSGFGCFMQEHISDPKSYGIYIVDRRYIGLENSVQQLSSFMMEFSRLNRRQRIIQRNRTERLSDLLDWRTLGIYYRQARVKALQAVYPDYVDESSAYGSRSNLIFSRPQSEPPSPTSSRHTTPAPSLHGSDDEDSVDEETELKELGIK, encoded by the exons ATGTTGCGGCGCCAAATGTCCTATCGGTTTGAAGATCAAGATTCCTCGTCTATGGCTTTGCGG ATGAATCGTCGATTTTCTCGGGTGGAGTCCGGCACGGATCTGAAGGATTACTTCGATCGCGGCGATAATGCATCGCGCGAGAATCGCTGGAACTTTGAGGTCGCCTGGGAAGTGGCCAACAAGGTTGGCGGCATTTATACCGTGATACGCTCCAAGGCCTATGTGTCCACAGAGGAGATGGGCGAGCAGCTGTGCATGATGGGCCCCTACAAGGAACATTGTGCACGCACCGAAATGGAGGAAATTGAATTTCCACGTGGCAATCCGCTGCTGGATGCGGTCAATACGTTACGCTCGAGAGGCTACAAAATTCACACCGGTCGGTGGCTCGTCGATGGCAATCCCCAGTTGATACTGTTTGACATTGGCTCTGCTGCCTGGAAATTGGATCAGTTCAAGTCCGAGATGTGGGAGAAGTGTAACATTGGCGTACCCCATTTAGATATAGAGACGAACGATGCCATTATTCTAGGCTTCATGATTGCTGAGTTTCTAGAGGAGTTCCGCAACTGTGCCATCGCCTTCTCCCAGAACAATGATTTGAACCCACCGCGCATTGTCGCCCACTTTCATGAGTGGCAGGCCGGCGTGGGTCTGATAGTGTTGCGCACACGACTCATTGAGATCGCTACCGTGTTCACCACGCATGCCACTCTCCTGGGTCGCTACCTGTGCGCTGGCAACACCGATTTCTACAACAATCTCGACAAGTTTGCTGTGGATGAGGAGGCCGGCAAGCGTCAAATCTATCATCGCTATTGCATGGAGCGTGGCGCCACGCATTTGGCGCATGTCTTTACCACTGTCTCGGAAATCACAGGCTACGAGGCGGAGCATCTGCTCAAACGTAAGCCAGACATCATAACGCCCAATGGCCTGAATGTCAAAAAGTTTTCGGCCATTCACGAGTTCCAGAATTTGCATGCCGTTGCCAAGGAGAAGATCAATGAGTTTGTGCGCGGTCATTTCTATGG CCACATGGACTTTGACCTGGATAAGACGCTGTACTTCTTCATTGCTGGTCGTTATGAGTTTGGCAATAAAGGCGCCGATATATTCATCGAGGCGCTGGCTCGTTTAAATGCGATGCTGAAGCACGAGCGTCCCGATACCACTGTGGTGGCCTTCCTTATCTTTCCCACCAAGACGAACAACTTTAATGTTGATTCGCTGCGTGGTCATGCAGTCATCAAGCAGCTGCGCGATACCATCAACAACGTGCAGCAGGCGGTGGGCAAGCGCATGTTCGACACATGCGTTAAGGGTCACATACCCAGCCCCGACGAGCTTTTGCAGAAGGATGATCTGGTGAAGATAAAGCGTTGTATGTATGCCATGCAGCGTGATTCAATGCCGCCGGTTACCACGCACAACGTGGCTGATGATTGGAACGATCCGGTTCTATCTTCAATCAGGCGCTGTCATTTATTCAATTCGGTTCACGATCGTGTCAAAATGGTCTTTCATCCGGAGTTTTTGACATCGACGAATCCACTGTTCGGCATCGATTACGAGGAATTTGTGCGCGGCTGCCATTTGGGCGTGTTCCCATCTTACTACGAGCCCTGGGGCTATACACCCGCCGAGTGTACAGTGATGGGCATACCAAGTGTAACCACAAATCTGTCGGGTTTCGGTTGTTTCATGCAGGAGCACATCAGCGATCCCAAATCCTATGGCATCTACATTGTTGATCGTCGCTATATTGGTTTGGAGAACAGCGTACAGCAGTTGTCCAGCTTTATGATGGAGTTCTCACGTCTGAATCGCCGCCAACGCATCATTCAACGCAATCGCACGGAGCGGCTCAGCGATCTGCTTGACTGGCGTACGCTGGGCATT TACTACAGACAGGCTAGGGTGAAGGCCTTGCAGGCCGTCTATCCTGATTATGTGGATGAGAGCTCTGCGTATGGTTCACGCAGCAATTTGATCTTCTCACGCCCACAAAGCGAACCGCCCAGTCCCACATCTTCGC GACACACCACACCAGCGCCATCGCTGCATGGCTCCGATGATGAGGATTCGGTTGATGAGGAAACTGAGCTGAAGGAACTGGGCATTAAGTAA
- the LOC26530489 gene encoding uncharacterized protein, with protein MLVYQVLLLPCALLALHLASARAQCPQSSVAVNAPCGQAAISCNVPYVPQNGACVLPFPTPSGCGSGQVCANGVVVHVFPSGFTNAQSVNSLCPNQPVQPQPAPCPNQPVIPYPPAQSQPAPCPNQPVTPYPPVPPETTNRPYQPPTTTTRETTTTWKTTTTRTTTTTPPPAPLRICPRGTVLINDNCRLVYCGSKVYSNGRCVEPRCPKGTYWTGQKCALPEPIELSPINLQRTIINENSKNTPDLVLNNVQHLTVNASLTLPTDYRDYEEDSEEEVEEAEEIQPPPSAPIKCCTVIAPRTCRCPADSNRWQCYNQRQQLCGDFCSAPKVAIRPASVSTWHVNDAQMLSMPPNWNAGCQMQSNCMQATERYDCSGCASGQMSSCSPYCYDYRCNSPTCAYYDQEQFCDSPQFADSVGCRPQDGWRR; from the exons ATGCTCGTCTATCAAGTGCTACTTCTACCTTGCGCTCTGCTGGCTCTTCATCTAGCCAGCGCCCGTGCCCAATGCCCCCAGAGCTCGGTTGCCGTGAACGCTCCGTGCGGGCAAGCAGCGATTTCTTGTAACGTGCCCTACGTTCCTCAGAATGGGGCTTGTGTGCTGCCTTTTCCGACTCCAAGTGGATGCG GTTCAGGCCAAGTCTGCGCAAACGGAGTTGTGGTACACGTTTTTCCGTCAGGGTTTACTAACGCACAATCCGTAAATTCGCTTTGTCCAAATCAACCAGTTCAGCCCCAACCTGCTCCGTGTCCAAATCAGCCTGTAATTCCCTATCCACCCGCTCAGTCCCAGCCTGCTCCCTGCCCAAATCAGCCTGTAACTCCGTATCCACCCGTTCCACCCGAGACCACAAATAGACCCTACCAGCCTCCTACTACAACAACCAGAGAAACCACAACAACCTGGAAAACGACGACAACCAGAACGACAACGACCACACCGCCGCCAGCTCCGCTGCGTATCTGCCCGAGAGGCACAGTTCTTATAAATGACAACTGCCGTCTGGTATATTGCGGCTCAAAAGTCTACTCAAACGGTCGTTGTGTGGAGCCGCGGTGCCCCAAGGGCACTTACTGGACGGGCCAGAAGTGCGCTCTACCCGAGCCGATTGAGTTGAGTCCCATTAATCTCCAGCGAACGATCATCAACGAGAACTCAAAGAATACGCCCGACTTGGTGCTAAATAATGTGCAGCATTTAACAGTCAATGCCTCGCTTACGCTACCAACGGATTACAGGGATTACGAGGAGGATTCCGAGGAGGAAGTGGAGGAAGCGGAGGAGATACAACCTCCGCCATCAGCTCCAATCAAATGCTGCACTGTGATTGCGCCACGCACCTGCCGCTGTCCGGCGGACAGTAATCGCTGGCAATGCTATAATCAGAGGCAGCAGCTGTGCGGCGACTTCTGTAGCGCGCCTAAGGTAGCGATAAGGCCAGCAAGTGTGAGCACCTGGCATGTCAACGATGCCCAAATGCTCAGCATGCCGCCCAACTGGAATGCCGGCTGTCAAATGCAGAGCAACTGCATGCAAGCCACAG AGAGGTATGACTGCAGCGGCTGTGCTTCGGGACAGATGTCCTCCTGTTCCCCCTACTGCTACGACTACCGCTGCAACAGCCCCACCTGTGCCTACTACGATCAAGAACAATTTTGCGATTCGCCGCAATTTGCCGACTCTGTGGGCTGCCGTCCTCAGGATGGCTGGCGTCGATAG